The genome window GTGGGAAGTGGGAACGGCGTATCAGCCTCTCTGGTGCTGTCGTCTGCCGTCCTGAGGGAATTAACCCAAGCCACAAGCTACAAGTCCCACCCCTCCTCCAACACCGTCACCAGTGCCGTGCCCGCTTCCAGACGGCAGACCACCTCGCCCGCTGCCTCGTTGCTGACCGTCCATCCACTGCCAAGCGGCACAGCCACGCGGTCCAGATTCCAGCGAGCGCCGCCGATGCTCAGGCCCGACAGGTCGGACGCTGCCAGTACGCTGAAGGTCTGGCCGTGGCGCAGTGGCAGGTGCAGCGCCACGCCGGGCAGCAGCGGGCGGCCCCACTCGTCGCCGCTGTGCAGGGTCACGCCGCATCCTTCCGCCTGCATTCGGACTGCGCCCAGTGCCAGCGCAAAGGTATGGTCGAAGCGCCCGCCAAACGCGCCCAGCACGTACAGTTCGGTCGCGCCGCGTTCGCGGGCCAGGGCAGCCGCGAGTTCGGCGTCGGTGCTGGCCTTGTTTCTGGGGTGGGAAAAGCGCGGCGCGTCGAGGTGCAGTCCGTCCGAACTGTCGAAGTCGCCTACCCAGGCATCCACGCTTATGTCCAGCGCTGCCGCATGTCGCCCCCCGCCGTCGGCAGCGACCACCAGCGCGGGGCGGGGCAGCGCCGACAGTGCGGGCGTGCGTGTGAGGCGGCCACCGACCAGAATCCAGGCGATCAAAAACGTTCCTGCATGCGGGTACTGTACCTGATGACCGCCGCGTTTCCAGTGCAGTCAGCGGTCATCGGGCACGCTCAGCAGTTCGCTGTCCAGCAGTCGCAGCCGCAGCGTGTCGCCTTCCACCAGCGCCGCTTCTCTGGCACTGAGCCGCAGCCGCAGCGGGCCGAGTGCGTGGGCAACCGTGACAAACAGGCCGCCGCCCTCGCTCTGCTGCTGGACAGCGGGCCAGCGCTCACCCTCACCCAGCACCACCGCCTGTTCCGGCACGATCAGCGCCTGCC of Deinococcus ruber contains these proteins:
- a CDS encoding thiamine diphosphokinase, which translates into the protein MIAWILVGGRLTRTPALSALPRPALVVAADGGGRHAAALDISVDAWVGDFDSSDGLHLDAPRFSHPRNKASTDAELAAALARERGATELYVLGAFGGRFDHTFALALGAVRMQAEGCGVTLHSGDEWGRPLLPGVALHLPLRHGQTFSVLAASDLSGLSIGGARWNLDRVAVPLGSGWTVSNEAAGEVVCRLEAGTALVTVLEEGWDL